The region GGTTGCTAAGCAATGGCAGGATCTGGATAGTGCTTCCTTGGTTACCAAAGTGACCATCCTCCAGCTGGGCATCAAGGACGTGAGTTAAGGCATCTTCACATCGCCATAGTGATGGTGATTTACGGGCAGCGATTAAAGCCTAGGAAAAGTATCAAATTGAAACCTTTGAACTGAAAAGAATCATGAGACACCATCAActcatttttcacaaagcaTTTATATGCACATAATACAGTACAATATTCAGATATTAATCTGAATATTACTGTAttatgtgcatatacatgtaaatgctttgtgaaaaatgagtgaaatactaaaatgtcataacttccctattcattcaaatcacttctttgttggggtggactttgaACTTTGAATACAATTTTAGTTCATTTATACGATTTTAAAAAACGTCCAAGTGCATATTTTGGTGATGTTATACATAATTTGAAGtgtagctttatgaaacagctcAGAGGGATGATGAggtttttgtttttcaactgATATTGTACATTCTGAAATGGCAAGATCCCTCTTATTAATTCAATTTGTAAGCATAGGTTTCCAggaaaaaatagttttattgCTCTGGAGCAATGGAGAATCTACAGATCAACATATATCTCCCATTTTATGTCACATAGTTTAATACAGGTCAGCAATTTAGGCTTGTTGGGACATGGTGTAACAAGTCAGAGCAACAAAATACAGCAGCATTTCTATGTACAATCTAACAGGGTATAAGAAATCAACAAAAATGTTGCAAAGGCATTGATTTGGGGGGATGCAAGACACTAAAGACAAACCAAATTTGTTAATAAAGGATGTTAAtgcaaattgaaaaatatgGAGCAAAATGATCTTTCTAGAGCTACATAGACAACCCATGTGTCAAGACACCATTAAACATGACCTATGCCATTATTATAAAGTCATTGTATGAAATGagtattgatattataattccATTCCTGAATAGAGAGTTTTGTGGCAACACCATGTAggttagtcctgaaaaggactgtttaTCTTTCTGGTAATAGTTCTGAAAAGAACTTTGCGGCAACACCATGTAggttagtcctgaaaaggactgtttgtTTATCTTTCTGGTAATAGTTCTGAAAAGAACTGTTCTGGTAATAGTTCTTTTTCAGAACTATTACCAGAAAGAtaaacagtccttttcaggactaaccTACATGGTGCTACCGCAAAACTCTCTATTCAGTCttaccaccatgcaaaccttcaaagcTCGCAATTCTATTCCTCATGTTGGGAATTGCCTGAACAAATATGGGCCATTTCTGGTCCTGTAATGCATGTTTAATGTGTCTGACCATTtgaaaaagtatgaaaaatCTTGCTGAAATTTGCTACATCATATCTGAACGAGTCTTTTAAAGTGCATACCTGAGCTGCTAATGCAGTGCtaataatatttgtattatCAGAGTTACTGAACCCGCCATCGGATGTCTGATATCCCATGATGCAGCTGGCACCTTTCTGTAGCATGTTCCTCAGAGGGATGAGTCTTTGAGGACGATTGAATGAACCCTGCATGCAATCCATAGCCATGACTGCCATAGACGTCACATCTTCATGGTGATATCAATTTCAGATAGAAGAcggaaaggaaagagagggaaagagaggaagaatagacagaaagagtgagagaagagagagagcaTGAGAATACTGTCATCAAAATGATTCAAGAGAGTTCAAAACAAAAAGCAAGGAAGTGAAAAGTATCAGAACAAAGACagaattaggggggggggagtaaatGAGGTGGGAggcataaaaacaaaatttgtctGATAGATTTTCCACTGCAAGCATTTGAAATTCAGGCCTCTGCCATTACTAGACCTGAAATAAATTATTCTAACAGTATTCAAAAATTTAATAATCTAAATATATTGTCACTGATATACATTATTCAAGTAATGCATCTCCAAGTTATTGTGACAATGAGCTTTGTGTACTTTGACCTTTACTGCATTACCTCTAAATTCTTATCCGGCCATAAGCCTTGTTGGAAGTCAATCCCTCAACCAgtgcttaaaaaaataataaagaaagagatATTTTCcgatattttcaattttgtaaaCAATTCACTGATGCATAGACTATACTTCAAAGCCAATATATCCCCTATTCGGATGCCTATACATATGACTTTGTACCATACCGTAGTGTCCCTTTAAATATTAACCAATATTTCATGCAACGAAAAGCTATTACAATACCttagataaaaataaagataatttaattttccTTACCGACACCAAATGGAAAGCATCCATCCTCCTGCTGCATCCCCTCCAGAGTTCCTATGGCACTGTGTGGCACGTCACTCCCGGTGCTGCACAAGGCAAGCACCGCCAGGGAGTACGGGAAGTAATTTAAGGTAAGACTAGCGTTAAAGTTGTCCACCCGTTGATGCAAGTGTTTCATGATGTTGTGGCCATGGAAGTTGGAGGCATTATGGCAAGTAGCATGAAGTGCCATGGCATAGTAGCCTAGCTTTCCTAGAGACATTTCCTTGAAGCCATGtctaaaaatgaagttaaataCGATGATATTGATTAGTTTGGGCATCTACGATCTAACAAGAAGAAAATCCCCAGACACCCCACTTTACCATAGCCTAGTgcgtctactaaccatttggtctaatagcaaTCGGGAAAATTTACTACATTGTCTAATTTCCAGTAAGGCTATATATTTACTTCTTCTGATATCCACTCCGTGTAACACAATAAAAGGGtactctgaaaataattaatcgaaataaatagagtaaaattcacagagcaaaatgatgaaaatttcatcacaatccaatccaataaaaaataatgaagttacagaatttcaaagtttagcaatattttgtgaaaatactTATATgtacatcgtcatgaatattcatttaggtaggctgatgatgtcacatccccactttcctttttcttgttgttacatgaaatcataattacttaattttttcatacatatataaaaaatacatttcccTTACAATGGAATAAGTTGCAacaaatatctaatgcattaaatcagctttcaaaccattttttttagttcttggaggatataatttgaaaaaacataattttctgAAATGAACTACAAAAGAACAATTGGGGATATGACTTCATCAGTGtactcattgaatattcatgaagacatgcatactatttcatcaaaataatgcaaaatttaaaatgtcttaactttgttatcattccttgtccgattttcttcaaattttcagtgttttgtttgtctgatttttctataaccgttcaaatcatatcatgttcagcCTGCAGTACCCTTTAATGTTTACATGGTGATTAGATAAACTGCTTATGAACCAAAATGTGACAATATGTATGCAGAAGGAAAGACTTTAGACTAAATGGGAATTATGCTATTTGACCGAGTGTAGTCTAGTGTACattgtagaccaaatggatatTACATATGGACATTTATTaaaatcaggggcggatccaggattttccaaaaggggggcacatttttccgcaaaaaaattttgacaagcaaaaaaaaagttcaaaggGGGGGAGGGCACACTTAATTCTGTTCATATGGCATTTTTACataacaaatttcaattttgcatcacataaggggggggggcatgggctgGTTGTGCCCCTCTGGATCTGCCACTGATTAAAATGTTTTAGTGTGTGTAATAATGGACTATATGACAAGTAGAAAAGTTCACTTACTTGTGTGATATTTCACTCAACAGCTCAATATTGAGTTGTTTTATGGTCTGCTGTGTTTCCATTGATACAAGGTCATTCTTCCAGGTCTCGTTGGCTAGCTGAAGAGACAAGATGGCCGCCCCAGTACTAAGGAAGTCCCACCCCCAGTCTTCTGTCTGCTGGTCCAGGAGCCATTCTGTAGCCTTCCACTGAGAGGTCTGGATTCTCTGGGCTAATGTTGAGTTGGTCTCTGGACCTAGAGTGAGTGGGACAGAaacatgacatcattatcatcatcatcatcatcatcatcatcacaaatcATCATtgtctccttctccttcttcattaaattatcaatatcatattcatttataatcttatactaaacaataattattatcattttattacaatcattatcatcatatcatcatcatccttctcatcattatcatcatcacaatcaccattatcatcatcatcatcatcttcttctttgttatcaatatcatattcattgataataattattatttactaCAATCAATATTAtcagatcatcatcatcatcctcctcatcatcataatcatcatcatcatcttcttctacttcttcttcattataattttcatctaattatcaatatcatattcattgaTATAAAGTTCTGTAATAAACAATactaataatcattattttattacaatcatcatcatatcctcctcctcctcatcatcaccctcatcatcatccatcatcaccaatcatcattaccatttcatattatgaataatcattattcaaagaaaaacattttctgGAGTTAGGCCGACTTATAATGCAAGCtcacatcctttaaaaaaatctcttttCATAGTATTCCCATACTTGCTGAAACAGATGACATCATAAAAAAGGTTCAGCAGTTTCATCATGGGATGAATAGAAAGTACTTCTCCATTTAATTTGGCAAAAAATATGTCATTGTAGGAATAATGTGATTAACTGAGCAGAAATGGAACCACTTGATTGGGACGtcttaaattttgaaatggtaTCATACTTTCTCCTCCAATAGATCTTCCTTTCTTTGaatattgtttattcattacCGGTACCTTTATTCTTCATTATTGgaacataaatattttacaCACTTTACTTTGCTTCATCAGAATACTCCCAGTCCCTTCATGCACTTGCATGTTTTATGACAGTAGATATAATCATTTGGGCTATTTTCCAGGGCTGTCACGCtttcaagctttgcttttgtgaCAACCCTTGCAACCATCCTATTTATTGTGTAACAAAAAATACcacttaaattgtttatttatgtatgatatatttgatatacaaaactattgttcattatcttgatgtcaaatttcagatattttcttgtccagaattttgttatgaaaactGTTGCAAAAactaataaatgaaaaacaaaacaatgaaaatattaatagcATCATGAAAGTTCATCTGTGTTGGTAAAAGATAACCATTTTGTTGAACTTTGGTTCACAacacaaaaaacagaaaataatgaagagTTACCTCGAAATTTTCGGCTGCTGACTGCAACCTTCGTCAGCAATGTGACCAGATTTTATCTTAGTGACGTAATGGTCGATGATCGGGTCGTAGACATTCGTAAGCTTGTATCACCCCCAGTCTCTTTTGAGAGAAGGTCTGAACGCCCGGATGTAGACCCGATCATCGACCATTACGTCACTAAGGTCAAATCGGGTCACATTGCTGACGAAGGTTGCAGTCAGCAGCCGAAAATTTCGAGGTAACTCTtcgttattttctgttttttgtgtTGTGAACCAAAGTTCAACAAAATCGTTATATCATAATAGCATGTTGTCTCAGTGGGGTAGTTAACTAGGTATACAAAATCATCACAGACTTAAAAggacttttcaatttttttacttatcTATTGTTCTTTGGCATGAAGGAATATGTTAGGTAGTCAATTGTAATATTTGTATGTTTCAATAAATTCTGCCTACTTACTGTATCATTATTAATGTTGTTGCTACTGTCATCATtattctattatcattataattattattatcattttcatcattatcatgattttcatgatcataatcACGATCATTGTCATTACTATGAATATTCTTTTACATCTTTTCAGTCATTTGTTTCACGATTGACCTGCCATTTGATGTTAGTTACCAATATTAAACTCTAGCAGTATCTTAGTtctcaaaaattgtaataagcTTACCACAAATACTGGAAACGTCAGGGTTTGGTAGAACTGATACAAAGCATGGTGTGAACAACCCCAAGAACTGCCACAAAAACTTTAACCTgaacattttctgaaaaaaggagataatattgaatttcaaattaatcTGATTCAATGAAGAGTAAGTGCTCTTACAAGGCAGCAAAACCCACCTTTTGGGTGAAGTTGTCATTGAAATAGAAAACCAGTGATGTACGtagggggggggttacagaaATTCAAATCCCCCTTAAATTTATTTGATACCCACCCCCCCtaagattttttaaagacactttttttgcttgttaaattttataGCGGTacaaaatgacataaaatttgTGGTGAAGACCAATTTTTTCTGGGTtgtaaacatttcattcagcttcAAACGAAAATCCTGTGTATGCTACTGTAGAAAATAGTATAGATTATCAATCTATAGTCCATGAGCACCATCTCAAGGGTGAACAACTCTTTCATTTTGCTGCACTAGATCCATGTGTGTAATATTGTTTAAATCAAAACTATGAGGGAAGATTAAATTTGAAGCAAggaattatatttaaaaatatcgTCATACAGAATCCCCAACATTATTTGCATTTAATGTCAGTGATGAATGTACAGAAATAATCATGACaaattgccaattcatctaTTGCCAACTCTTCCACTCATCACACGTCTACCTTCATATAGTGTCATGCCATTTTGTCAATCAACATTTAGTCTAGCAACCATTTGGTCAAAAAATCACTTCGTCTATgatcattttgttgttgttgttgtttgttgaaaattaatggcgaccagtcatatttgactattatcGCCAACTCGTTAGGCCAactattatttcttttctttttttcgacgtgtctttaaaaaatcgttcctctcctttttttttcttttcttttttattattattattattatcataaagacTATCGTATCTTACAGGTTACCGCATGATCCCGTCCTTTCTAACGACACCGTCCAGACATCGTCCTGTCTCTCCGGTGTAGACAGGGGGCTCCCTTTGGGATACTCTATAGTCTTGAAACtcgaaaaagaaaatagaaataaaaatgagtcTTTTCCCGTGAAATGATCTCGCATATaccaatcaaatacatgtatgtctgttttgttttgtataaaaatgataaaatttgatatgGGGAGGTTAGGATGATTCGAAATTTATGGGGCATCCAAAATAAGGGCTTTAATAAATGGAATGGTGCATTGTTAAATCAAGGTTGTAAGTTAGATGAACATGGAATTAGTAAATAAcctacatatatatacacacatgcatatacatattctttttcctttccttccatttcttcatttttattattttcctttcatttattctcctcttccttccattcttcttttttcttttcccttttcctccttcctctcctttccctttcttttccttttttggttttctctttctttcctttgtcttttttttttttaatggataaTAAGCTCTACTGAATGCAAGGCATATAACCTAGAGAGAAAAGAGATATATCTTATTCTAAAACTAAAGTGAACAAGGACCATCATCTCATATGGTCATTATActcatataaatgatatatatacacacatgtgtatctacatgaataaatatactaatcaaatatatatatttctctctttccgccacggaaaaaaaaatcctatcgAATTATTCTTTTTGGAAACGTTTCGTTCTTTGAACGAAACGGACCAGTGCATTTTGGACACCAGGGTCCCAAGAATTCAGGAGCCTGGGAATTCCCTCGGGATCGGCGATGTCTGCCTCGACAAGAAGCATCGACCTTTCAATTAAATACTTATGACATTTCACGATATAGTGTTCAATTGTTTCTTTCTCCGGACATGAATTGCACTGTCCCGTTGGGTGTATTTTCATTCGCCAGAGATCTTCATTTAGACCTATATGGCCTAATCGGAGTCGACGGAATATCTTTTCTCTTGCTCGGTCTAATGAGCAAGTCGGTGATTGTAAGACCGACTTTTGGATTACTTTATAGTGGGTGTTAGGGGAGTTTTGCCATCTAGACTGCCattgattaaaagaaattatctttaaaatgttattcacTTCGGACGTACATaagtaatttgttatttctatgGGTTTATTGAGAGCTGCTTTGGCATGAAAATCAGCACGTTCATTACCCAGTATTCCACAGTGGGAGGGGATCCATTCAAACCtaacatcaatatttttcaattttagatgGGACAAACTTAATAGTATTTCCGAAATGAAATTTTCCTCTTTGTTATTCTTTAATGCCAGTAAAGCACTTAAGGAGTCTGTGAAAATAACTGTACCTACATAGAGGTTATCTAGCTGGTGTAGCCAATTAAGGGCAAGCATGATACCTGCCAGTTCGGTTCTGTAAACAGAAGTACCATCTGACAATCTCTTTGATTGTTGATAAGAGAATGCTGGAACGCAAAATGCTGCAGAACTGCGCCCTTCCTTGGGTGTTTTGGATCCGTCCGTAAAAATGTGGAGCTGATTATTCCATTTCGTATTAATGAATTCTAAGCTTGTCTGTAGCAAATGAAATGGATTATCCGACTTACTTACCTGGTTTGTCAGTTCCGTTGATATAACTGGTTCCGTTAGTAGCCAAGGGGGGAAATTTGTGGGTTTGAATTTTTCTATACATAAGTAATTATTCGAATTTGCTGTTCGATACCCGAAAGGTTTATTGCAATTCTTACCTTCCATATACTGATATTGCCAGCAAGGTTGTAAGCTTGAGAAAAGAGGATGCTTAGGTTGAAGTTCTATACTATGTTTGAATTTATGAGCTAGCTGTTGTCTTCTTAGATCTAGTGGAGTTTCTCCCATTTCTACTTGTAGAGATGCTAAAGAGGTAAGTGGAAGTGCACCTGCACATATCCTTAAAGATTGGTATTGTATTGAGTCTAAAGTTTTCTTAACACTTTCTGAAGCACTATCATATGCCTCACATCCGTAGTCCAGGAGGGATCGGATATAGGATCTATATATCATCATTAGAGACTTAGAAGAGCTTCCCCATGACGTACCAGTTAAACATCTGaggatattcatttttttttcttacatctGGTTGCAATGTTCTCTATATGTTCAGTCCAGGTAAGTTTCTTATCAAAAATCATTCCTAAAAAGCGATGCGAATCTTCACATTTTA is a window of Lytechinus variegatus isolate NC3 chromosome 2, Lvar_3.0, whole genome shotgun sequence DNA encoding:
- the LOC121408490 gene encoding uncharacterized protein CG3556-like, which encodes MFRLKFLWQFLGLFTPCFVSVLPNPDVSSICGPETNSTLAQRIQTSQWKATEWLLDQQTEDWGWDFLSTGAAILSLQLANETWKNDLVSMETQQTIKQLNIELLSEISHKHGFKEMSLGKLGYYAMALHATCHNASNFHGHNIMKHLHQRVDNFNASLTLNYFPYSLAVLALCSTGSDVPHSAIGTLEGMQQEDGCFPFGVDVTSMAVMAMDCMQGSFNRPQRLIPLRNMLQKGASCIMGYQTSDGGFSNSDNTNIISTALAAQALIAARKSPSLWRCEDALTHVLDAQLEDGHFGNQGSTIQILPLLSNRHHGSLSDIQQDCPVQDAMQSIPPIGHRDQTIQVNFEISQKLLNSEGHNVISTFPPFSVDILPGENLYRAMERARQAGSFSFESKLTQFGNYITSIHDVVNDNANGLYWFIYTVDENDDQSLATTGSDGIFPEDGSRYHWVYRAY